A section of the Paenibacillus yonginensis genome encodes:
- the der gene encoding ribosome biogenesis GTPase Der — protein MARPVVAIVGRPNVGKSTIFNRIIGDRLAIVEDKPGITRDRIYGTSEWNGKPFSIIDTGGIEIDGDDMILKSIRAQAELAIEEADVIVFMCDAKAGITQSDEEVGNLLYRSGKPVLLAVNKVDNLARMDHIYEFYNLGFGDPIGVSGSHGTGVGDLLDAITEHLPELPDDEYDEDVIRVALIGRPNVGKSSLVNAILGEERVIVSNVAGTTRDAIDTPFEKDGQRYVLIDTAGMRKRGKVYESTEKYSVMRAMKAIERADVVLVVINGEEGIIEQDKHVAGYAYEAGKATVFVVNKWDAVEKDDKTMHEFEKKIRDHFLFMTYAPIVFLSALTKQRLHKLLPVVQHAAEQHARRVATHLLNDVVSDAIAINPPPTDKGRRMRINYVTQVAVKPPTIVVFVNDPELMHFSYERYLENKIRAAFDFEGTPIRIFTRRKSDKED, from the coding sequence ATGGCAAGACCAGTAGTGGCTATTGTGGGCAGGCCGAATGTGGGGAAATCCACGATTTTTAACCGCATCATCGGTGATCGCCTAGCCATCGTAGAAGATAAACCGGGGATCACCAGAGACCGGATTTATGGCACCTCGGAATGGAACGGCAAACCGTTCAGCATCATTGATACAGGCGGCATCGAAATTGACGGCGACGACATGATTCTGAAATCGATTCGCGCCCAGGCTGAACTGGCCATTGAAGAAGCGGATGTTATTGTTTTTATGTGTGATGCCAAAGCAGGGATCACCCAATCCGACGAAGAGGTCGGCAACCTGCTTTACCGGTCAGGCAAGCCGGTTCTGCTGGCGGTTAACAAGGTGGACAATCTGGCCCGCATGGACCATATTTACGAATTTTATAATCTGGGTTTCGGCGATCCGATCGGCGTATCCGGCAGTCACGGCACCGGAGTCGGCGATCTGCTGGATGCGATTACGGAACATTTGCCGGAGCTTCCGGATGATGAATATGATGAAGACGTCATTCGGGTTGCTTTGATCGGCCGGCCGAATGTGGGCAAGTCTTCTCTTGTGAATGCGATCCTGGGTGAAGAACGGGTTATCGTAAGCAATGTTGCAGGAACGACCAGAGATGCGATTGATACGCCTTTTGAGAAAGATGGCCAGCGTTATGTGCTGATCGATACGGCGGGCATGCGCAAACGCGGCAAAGTCTATGAATCGACGGAGAAATACAGCGTCATGCGGGCGATGAAGGCCATCGAACGGGCCGATGTCGTGCTTGTGGTTATCAATGGCGAAGAGGGGATTATTGAGCAGGACAAGCATGTGGCCGGTTATGCTTATGAGGCGGGCAAAGCAACCGTTTTTGTGGTGAACAAATGGGATGCTGTTGAGAAGGACGACAAAACGATGCACGAGTTCGAGAAAAAGATCCGCGATCATTTTCTGTTCATGACTTATGCGCCTATCGTGTTCCTGTCCGCCTTGACCAAACAGCGGCTTCATAAGCTGCTGCCGGTCGTTCAGCATGCGGCTGAGCAGCATGCCAGACGGGTGGCAACACATCTGCTTAACGATGTCGTATCCGATGCTATTGCCATCAACCCTCCTCCTACCGATAAAGGACGCCGGATGCGGATTAACTATGTAACACAGGTTGCGGTGAAGCCGCCGACTATTGTGGTGTTCGTCAACGATCCGGAGCTGATGCATTTCTCTTATGAACGGTATCTGGAGAATAAAATCAGAGCGGCATTTGATTTTGAGGGCACACCGATCCGTATATTTACGCGTCGCAAATCAGATAAAGAAGATTAG
- the rpsA gene encoding 30S ribosomal protein S1, with translation MSEEFKDQQEVVEATNQDELEQIVSLKKGDTVKGTIVKVEDNQAYVSLGYKYDGIIPIRELSSVHLDSANDVVQVGQEVEAKVVSINDEKESLVLSKRAIDSENAWDDLQAKFDSNETFEVVVADVVKGGIVANVGVRGFIPASMVERHFVEDFSDYKGRTLRVKVKELDRENNKVILSQKDVLDEEFEANKLKVMAELQEGSVIEGTVQRLTQFGAFVDVGGVDGLVHVSEIAWNHVDKPADVLSEGDQVKVKVLKVDPEKGKISLSIKAATPGPWETAADQFKSGDIVSGEVKRLVPFGAFVEIAPGVEGLVHISQISHKHIGTPHEVLKEGQNVQVKVLEVNPSEKRVSLSIKETEEAPAESAKPERSSSSNRERRDSVKAEDLGNNPNVSLNNQGLSITLGERFGDKLSKLK, from the coding sequence ATGTCGGAAGAATTCAAAGATCAACAAGAAGTTGTGGAAGCGACAAATCAAGACGAGCTGGAGCAAATCGTATCCTTGAAAAAAGGGGACACCGTCAAAGGAACGATTGTCAAGGTTGAGGACAATCAGGCTTACGTAAGTCTTGGATATAAATATGACGGTATCATTCCTATTCGTGAGTTGTCTTCGGTGCATCTGGATTCCGCAAACGATGTAGTCCAAGTAGGACAAGAAGTCGAAGCGAAGGTTGTCAGCATTAATGACGAGAAAGAAAGCCTCGTGCTTTCCAAACGCGCGATCGACAGCGAGAACGCTTGGGATGACCTGCAGGCGAAATTCGACAGCAACGAAACGTTTGAAGTAGTTGTTGCAGACGTGGTTAAAGGCGGTATCGTAGCTAACGTAGGCGTACGCGGCTTTATCCCTGCCTCCATGGTGGAACGTCATTTCGTTGAAGATTTCAGCGATTACAAAGGCCGTACTCTTCGCGTTAAAGTGAAGGAGCTGGACCGTGAGAACAACAAAGTGATCTTGTCTCAGAAGGATGTTCTGGACGAGGAATTCGAAGCAAACAAACTTAAAGTGATGGCTGAGCTTCAGGAAGGTTCCGTAATCGAAGGAACTGTACAGCGTCTGACTCAGTTCGGTGCGTTTGTTGACGTAGGCGGCGTTGATGGTTTGGTTCACGTGTCCGAAATCGCTTGGAATCATGTGGATAAACCGGCTGACGTGCTGTCCGAAGGCGACCAGGTGAAAGTGAAAGTGCTTAAAGTTGACCCTGAGAAAGGCAAAATCAGCTTGAGCATTAAAGCCGCTACACCAGGACCTTGGGAAACCGCCGCTGATCAGTTCAAATCCGGAGATATCGTATCCGGTGAAGTGAAACGCCTTGTTCCTTTCGGTGCTTTTGTTGAAATTGCACCAGGCGTTGAAGGTCTCGTTCATATCTCCCAAATTTCTCATAAACATATTGGCACTCCACATGAAGTGCTGAAAGAAGGGCAAAACGTTCAAGTGAAGGTGCTTGAAGTAAATCCTTCCGAGAAACGTGTAAGCCTCAGCATTAAAGAAACGGAAGAAGCTCCTGCTGAATCCGCTAAGCCTGAAAGATCCTCTTCTTCTAACCGGGAAAGAAGAGACAGCGTGAAGGCTGAAGATTTGGGCAATAACCCTAATGTGTCCTTGAACAATCAAGGTCTGAGCATTACGCTTGGCGAACGTTTCGGCGACAAACTGAGCAAATTGAAATAA
- a CDS encoding lysophospholipid acyltransferase family protein, with protein sequence MIYSFCRVIVKAIYKLLFRFEAVGLEHVPQEGGVLLCSNHISNFDPPAVALLLKRRVHFMAKAELFEVPVFGKLITELGAFPVKRGGVSKESIKTSLKLLREGHVMGIFPEGTRKAAADAAVKKGAANFALRSGAAVVPVAIIGNYKLFRKVKVVYGPPVELDEFRNDPSGEAVEAATERIMTSIRELKQKSA encoded by the coding sequence ATGATCTACAGCTTTTGCCGAGTTATTGTAAAAGCCATTTATAAACTGCTGTTTCGGTTTGAAGCGGTTGGGCTGGAGCATGTTCCGCAGGAAGGCGGGGTTCTGTTATGCTCCAACCATATCAGCAATTTCGATCCGCCGGCAGTGGCGCTGCTGCTTAAACGCAGGGTTCATTTTATGGCGAAAGCCGAATTGTTTGAAGTTCCGGTTTTTGGCAAGCTCATTACGGAACTGGGAGCCTTCCCGGTGAAGAGGGGCGGGGTCAGCAAGGAGTCCATCAAAACTTCGCTCAAGCTGTTGAGAGAAGGCCATGTCATGGGGATTTTTCCCGAAGGCACCCGGAAAGCCGCGGCAGACGCTGCCGTGAAGAAGGGGGCGGCCAACTTTGCGCTGCGGAGCGGAGCAGCTGTGGTTCCTGTGGCCATCATAGGCAATTATAAACTTTTTAGGAAAGTGAAAGTTGTGTACGGACCGCCGGTAGAGTTGGACGAGTTCCGGAATGATCCTTCTGGGGAAGCGGTGGAAGCGGCAACGGAGAGAATTATGACCTCCATCCGCGAGCTCAAACAGAAGAGTGCTTGA
- the cmk gene encoding (d)CMP kinase, with translation MSGQSEGYTNSKINIAIDGPAGAGKSTVARMVAGKLGYVYVDTGAMYRAVTLRMLELGIPPENEDKVLQVARDMVIELKPGEEGQKVLLDGKDVTEQIRSTGINANVSRYAQIEGLRALMVSLQRQMALRKGVVMDGRDIGTTVLPTAEVKVFMTAAVEERARRRFQEMKDPESTSLEQLTRDIAERDRLDAEREVSPLRQASDAVLLDTTRMTISEVSEAIVSLCEAYGMERSVE, from the coding sequence TTGTCAGGTCAATCGGAGGGTTACACCAACAGCAAAATCAACATCGCGATCGATGGGCCGGCGGGGGCAGGCAAAAGCACAGTCGCACGAATGGTTGCCGGCAAGCTTGGTTACGTCTATGTCGATACCGGAGCCATGTACCGCGCCGTCACGCTGCGGATGCTTGAACTAGGAATTCCACCGGAAAATGAAGACAAAGTGCTTCAAGTGGCCCGGGACATGGTTATTGAATTAAAACCCGGAGAAGAAGGGCAGAAGGTGCTTCTTGACGGGAAGGACGTCACCGAACAAATTCGTTCCACCGGCATCAATGCCAATGTGTCGCGATATGCGCAAATCGAGGGGCTGCGAGCTTTGATGGTTTCCCTTCAGCGGCAAATGGCTTTGCGCAAAGGCGTCGTTATGGATGGACGCGATATCGGGACAACCGTCCTGCCGACCGCAGAAGTCAAGGTTTTTATGACTGCTGCCGTGGAAGAACGGGCTCGGCGCCGGTTTCAGGAAATGAAGGACCCGGAAAGCACGTCACTCGAGCAGCTTACCCGTGATATTGCCGAACGCGACCGCTTGGATGCGGAGCGGGAAGTATCCCCGCTGCGTCAGGCCAGCGATGCGGTTCTGCTCGACACGACCCGCATGACAATCTCGGAAGTATCGGAAGCCATTGTATCTTTATGTGAGGCTTATGGGATGGAGAGAAGTGTGGAATGA
- a CDS encoding flagellar brake protein — translation MYPKINEFVYLQVVSGDEKEGRTEYKSRISDIEEDALVIEVPMEVGHNRLRRLFLGEELSVYFMTESGTKNYFSTYVLGFTNDVVRLVRIRKPDPGSITQIQRRNYLRVPAELELAVGLKTGQRFLVLTDDVGGGGVSYFADSSNQVMEGEQLDCWLLVPYRNGSIEHVHFEAEVVRKKKLESGKEQVMLKFVGITDFERQKIIRYCFERQFDFRNR, via the coding sequence GTGTATCCAAAGATTAATGAGTTCGTCTATCTTCAAGTGGTTTCAGGGGATGAGAAAGAAGGAAGGACCGAATACAAATCGCGTATCTCGGATATCGAAGAGGATGCCCTGGTAATTGAAGTCCCGATGGAAGTGGGTCACAATCGCCTGAGAAGACTGTTTCTAGGGGAAGAGTTGTCTGTCTATTTCATGACGGAGTCTGGGACCAAAAATTATTTCAGTACATACGTGCTCGGGTTTACGAACGACGTAGTCCGCCTGGTCCGCATCCGCAAACCCGATCCTGGTTCGATCACGCAGATTCAGCGTCGCAACTACCTTCGTGTACCGGCCGAACTTGAGCTTGCTGTAGGTCTGAAGACCGGCCAGCGTTTTTTGGTCCTGACGGATGATGTCGGCGGCGGCGGGGTTTCTTATTTTGCGGATAGCTCTAATCAGGTTATGGAGGGAGAACAGCTGGACTGCTGGCTGCTGGTTCCTTACCGGAACGGCTCCATTGAGCATGTTCATTTTGAAGCCGAGGTTGTCCGGAAAAAAAAGCTGGAGTCCGGCAAGGAACAAGTGATGCTTAAATTTGTCGGTATTACGGACTTTGAGCGTCAAAAGATTATCCGTTACTGCTTTGAACGGCAATTTGATTTCAGAAACCGCTAA
- the ypeB gene encoding germination protein YpeB produces the protein MYRRLSGVLFPVMTILLIGALVWGYQENRDKNSVLLKAENQYQRAFHDLSYHVDRIHGEIGNTLAVNSDSTQMHRKGLMNVWRITSEAQGEINQLPLTLLPFNQTEELLSRVSQFSYQTAARDLTKSPLSDKELSNLKELYKRTGEISNNLQQVQNKVISNRLRWMDVESALATEKAAADNTIIDGFKTVDKKVSEYSELDLGPSVASVYKKRSVKQLDSKPVSQNEIRDKAAKFLGVSTSNIKVAENGTGTEWASYTATATGVGQDSRAVASLDFTQRGGNMISYNLSRDVGPRTISAGAARQKAGEFLKSKGFEEMTPVTYDEYDNMGSLTFVRSQDGVLIYPEKATVRVALDTGEVTGVQCSDYVYERNKDDKEQLPKAKMTLAEVKKHLNPEFKENYHRMAVIDNDAGERVATYEFSGRINGSNYRIYLNGNTGEEEKVEEFHQAGTSRS, from the coding sequence ATGTACAGACGGTTAAGCGGCGTATTGTTTCCCGTCATGACTATATTGCTGATCGGGGCTCTGGTGTGGGGTTATCAGGAGAACCGCGATAAAAACTCGGTGCTGCTCAAAGCGGAGAACCAATATCAGCGAGCATTTCATGACCTGTCTTACCATGTGGACCGCATCCACGGCGAAATTGGCAATACCTTGGCGGTCAATTCGGATTCGACCCAAATGCACCGCAAGGGATTAATGAATGTTTGGCGTATTACAAGCGAAGCTCAAGGTGAAATCAATCAGCTTCCTTTAACGCTTCTACCTTTCAATCAGACGGAAGAGCTGCTGTCTCGTGTGAGCCAGTTCTCCTACCAGACGGCTGCGCGGGACTTGACCAAAAGTCCGCTCAGTGACAAAGAATTAAGCAATTTAAAGGAACTTTACAAGCGTACGGGAGAGATTTCGAACAATTTGCAGCAGGTGCAAAACAAGGTAATCTCCAACCGTCTCCGCTGGATGGATGTAGAATCTGCGTTGGCAACGGAGAAAGCGGCGGCTGATAATACGATTATTGACGGATTCAAAACCGTAGATAAAAAAGTCAGCGAATATTCGGAGCTTGATTTGGGACCGTCTGTTGCGAGCGTTTATAAAAAGCGCAGCGTGAAGCAGCTGGATTCCAAGCCGGTTTCTCAAAATGAAATCCGTGATAAAGCTGCCAAATTCCTTGGTGTTTCGACCAGCAATATCAAGGTGGCCGAAAACGGCACTGGCACCGAATGGGCTTCCTACACGGCCACGGCAACAGGAGTCGGCCAGGATTCCCGGGCAGTTGCTTCGCTGGATTTCACCCAGCGCGGTGGGAATATGATTTCTTACAACCTGTCCCGAGACGTGGGGCCGCGAACGATTTCCGCTGGCGCAGCCAGACAGAAAGCCGGAGAATTCCTCAAAAGCAAAGGGTTCGAGGAGATGACGCCGGTGACTTATGATGAATATGATAATATGGGCAGCCTGACCTTTGTCCGCTCACAGGATGGCGTTCTGATCTATCCGGAGAAAGCGACGGTCCGGGTAGCGCTGGACACCGGCGAGGTAACCGGTGTGCAGTGCAGCGATTATGTGTATGAAAGAAACAAAGATGATAAAGAACAGCTTCCTAAAGCGAAGATGACTCTTGCAGAGGTCAAGAAGCATTTGAACCCTGAATTCAAGGAAAATTACCATCGGATGGCCGTTATTGACAATGACGCTGGCGAGCGGGTAGCTACCTATGAATTCAGCGGCCGGATCAACGGATCGAACTACAGAATTTATCTGAACGGCAATACCGGCGAAGAGGAGAAAGTGGAGGAGTTCCATCAAGCCGGAACAAGCCGCTCCTGA
- the prsW gene encoding glutamic-type intramembrane protease PrsW: protein MLWFSIGTAALAPGLALLTYFYLKDKYDTEPLHMVIKIFLVGFLIVFPIMILQRGLIIWLGDNSFVYSFLISAGIEELVKWFVLYHMIYNHTEFDEPYDGIVYATAVSLGFATIENVLFGLTHEASMGSLLVRALLPVSGHAMFGVIMGYYLGRAKFSNGNKTGRYLLFSLLLPVFWHGVYDWVLGNITEYWLWYIVPLMAFLWYGGLGKMTRANSRSPFRPMEISSRD from the coding sequence TTGCTGTGGTTTTCTATTGGTACGGCTGCGCTCGCCCCTGGTCTTGCGCTGCTGACCTATTTTTACTTAAAGGATAAATATGATACAGAACCGCTGCATATGGTAATCAAAATCTTTCTGGTCGGCTTTCTGATCGTGTTCCCGATTATGATACTGCAGCGGGGGCTGATTATCTGGCTCGGAGACAATTCGTTTGTTTATTCCTTTCTGATCTCGGCGGGCATTGAAGAGCTTGTCAAATGGTTCGTATTGTATCACATGATCTACAACCATACGGAGTTCGACGAGCCTTACGACGGAATTGTTTATGCAACCGCCGTTTCTCTGGGTTTTGCTACCATAGAGAATGTCCTCTTTGGTTTGACTCATGAGGCATCGATGGGATCGCTTCTGGTCCGTGCGCTGCTTCCGGTTTCCGGCCATGCGATGTTCGGGGTCATTATGGGCTATTACCTGGGCCGCGCCAAATTCTCCAACGGGAACAAAACGGGACGTTACTTATTGTTTTCACTGCTGCTCCCGGTGTTTTGGCACGGCGTATATGACTGGGTTCTCGGCAACATTACGGAATACTGGCTTTGGTATATCGTTCCCTTGATGGCTTTCCTGTGGTACGGAGGACTCGGTAAAATGACAAGGGCCAACAGCCGTTCTCCGTTTCGGCCGATGGAGATCAGTTCGAGAGACTAA
- a CDS encoding genetic competence negative regulator translates to MKIERLGQDKIRIFLTFDDLSERGIQKEDMWQEIPKVQDLFTEMMDQAYNELGFDATGPLAVEVFALPAQGMVVIVTRGKYDRSHPFGSMNEDEMADDVYEMEVTLELSDSIVYAFSDFEVLIEAAHVLNHSLTGAGRLYNYKGKWVLYLEPEDVEEAKQQLLIAVLAEYGEATSVTPAVLEEYGKVVMEENAIQTIVSHFKRQS, encoded by the coding sequence ATGAAAATAGAACGATTGGGCCAGGATAAGATACGGATTTTCCTCACTTTTGATGACCTTAGCGAACGCGGTATCCAGAAAGAGGATATGTGGCAGGAAATCCCCAAAGTCCAGGATCTATTTACGGAAATGATGGATCAAGCTTATAATGAATTGGGCTTTGATGCTACAGGTCCACTTGCTGTTGAAGTTTTCGCACTCCCTGCTCAAGGGATGGTCGTCATCGTGACGCGAGGCAAATATGATCGTAGTCATCCGTTCGGTTCCATGAACGAGGACGAGATGGCGGACGACGTATACGAAATGGAAGTTACGCTCGAACTGAGCGATTCCATTGTATATGCCTTTAGCGACTTTGAAGTGCTTATCGAGGCTGCTCATGTACTCAACCATTCACTTACCGGAGCCGGAAGGCTGTATAACTATAAAGGGAAATGGGTTCTGTACCTGGAACCTGAAGACGTCGAGGAAGCCAAGCAGCAGCTGCTTATTGCGGTTTTGGCTGAATATGGAGAAGCGACATCCGTTACTCCGGCTGTTCTTGAAGAATACGGCAAGGTCGTTATGGAAGAGAATGCTATTCAAACCATCGTATCTCATTTCAAACGCCAGTCCTGA
- a CDS encoding CPBP family intramembrane glutamic endopeptidase, whose translation MRKKLEKIKIRQLKPEELNDRLLLINLYFTQGLTLVLSLIIMLFQWRNPLQLLKLPTEINFVWWGLGLAGIAFIVDLVLSRIIPESTMDDGGINEMLFRRRQIWHIVLIAVIVAICEELLFRGAIQHSLGPYWTSILFAVIHVRYLRHWIPTAWVFASSYGLGYIYIASGTLWAPILCHFLIDLISGLVIRFRREQ comes from the coding sequence ATGAGAAAAAAATTAGAGAAAATCAAAATCAGGCAACTCAAACCGGAAGAACTAAATGATCGGCTCTTATTGATCAATTTATATTTCACCCAAGGCCTCACCCTTGTATTAAGTCTGATTATTATGTTGTTTCAATGGCGAAATCCGCTGCAGCTCCTTAAACTGCCCACAGAAATCAACTTTGTGTGGTGGGGGTTAGGTCTTGCCGGCATTGCTTTTATCGTGGATCTGGTTTTGTCCAGAATCATTCCGGAAAGCACGATGGATGACGGCGGGATTAATGAAATGCTGTTTCGCAGACGGCAGATCTGGCATATTGTTCTGATCGCGGTAATCGTGGCCATTTGCGAAGAGCTGCTGTTCCGTGGAGCGATTCAGCATTCCTTGGGCCCCTACTGGACGAGCATTTTGTTTGCGGTTATTCATGTCCGCTATCTGCGGCACTGGATTCCTACCGCCTGGGTGTTCGCAAGCAGCTATGGTCTCGGCTACATCTATATCGCCTCAGGCACGCTTTGGGCCCCGATTTTATGCCATTTTCTGATTGACCTGATTTCCGGACTTGTGATCCGGTTTCGGAGGGAGCAATGA
- the serA gene encoding phosphoglycerate dehydrogenase codes for MFKVLVSDPISDLGIQQLVDAEDVTVDRVTGLSEAELIAIIPQYDALLVRSQTKVTPAIMKAGERLKVIGRAGVGVDNIDLEAATQSGIIVINAPDGNTITTCEHAFAMMMALARHIPQAYAKTISGQWDRKFLGVELRNKKLGVLGMGRIGSEVAKRAKAFGMDILGYDPFLTEERAEKMGVQLATVDYIVRHADFITVHTPLTPETKHMIASPQFEVMKKGMRIINCARGGIIDEKALIEAIDQGIVAGAAFDVFEQEPPQPDHPFLNHPNIIVTPHLGASTVEAQENVAIDVSEQVLHILRDEPFKNAVNMPPVAAGVMSKLQPYFGLGEKIGSIAAQINQAAIKGIQIDYAGDLSEVDTQPLTRYILKGVLARHFGSDVNIVNSMHLAKTRDVHVAVSSAPARKGFMNLITITLQTSSGDTLIAGTLLNGYGERIVQINKFPVDIAPEGHLIVISHTDKPGIIGNVGTLLGRNDVNIASMQVGRQVVGGEAIMVLTVDKAVPEYVLEELTQLPELKTAQEITLA; via the coding sequence ATGTTTAAAGTGTTAGTGTCGGATCCGATCAGCGATTTGGGAATTCAGCAGCTTGTGGATGCCGAGGATGTTACTGTAGATCGGGTAACCGGTCTGAGCGAAGCCGAACTTATTGCCATTATTCCGCAGTACGACGCCCTGCTTGTCCGCAGTCAAACGAAAGTTACTCCGGCGATTATGAAAGCCGGCGAACGTCTTAAAGTAATCGGCCGAGCCGGGGTAGGTGTTGACAACATCGACCTGGAGGCGGCTACCCAATCCGGCATTATCGTCATAAACGCCCCGGACGGCAATACGATTACAACTTGTGAGCATGCTTTTGCGATGATGATGGCTTTGGCTCGTCATATTCCGCAGGCTTACGCCAAAACTATCAGCGGACAATGGGACCGCAAGTTTCTGGGCGTAGAGCTTCGCAACAAAAAGCTGGGCGTGCTGGGCATGGGACGTATCGGCAGTGAAGTGGCCAAACGCGCCAAAGCTTTCGGCATGGACATCCTCGGGTATGATCCTTTTCTGACCGAAGAACGCGCCGAGAAAATGGGCGTACAATTGGCTACCGTGGATTATATCGTACGTCATGCCGATTTCATCACAGTTCACACCCCTCTCACTCCGGAAACCAAACACATGATTGCTTCCCCGCAGTTTGAAGTGATGAAGAAAGGCATGCGGATTATCAACTGTGCCCGCGGCGGAATCATCGACGAGAAAGCCCTGATTGAAGCTATCGACCAAGGTATTGTAGCCGGAGCAGCCTTTGACGTATTTGAGCAGGAGCCTCCGCAGCCGGACCATCCGTTCCTGAACCATCCGAACATTATTGTGACTCCGCACCTTGGTGCTTCCACGGTCGAAGCTCAAGAAAACGTAGCGATTGATGTATCGGAGCAAGTGCTGCACATTTTGCGGGACGAACCCTTTAAAAACGCGGTCAACATGCCTCCGGTTGCCGCTGGTGTCATGAGCAAGCTGCAGCCTTATTTCGGACTCGGGGAAAAAATCGGCTCGATCGCCGCGCAAATCAACCAGGCGGCCATCAAAGGCATTCAAATCGACTATGCCGGCGATTTGTCCGAAGTAGATACGCAGCCGTTGACCCGCTATATTCTGAAAGGGGTTCTCGCACGCCATTTCGGCAGCGACGTCAACATCGTCAATTCGATGCACCTGGCCAAAACCCGGGATGTTCATGTCGCCGTTTCGTCTGCTCCGGCCCGGAAAGGTTTTATGAATCTGATTACAATTACACTTCAGACCTCGAGCGGCGACACGCTGATTGCCGGAACTTTACTCAACGGTTATGGAGAACGGATCGTGCAGATTAACAAATTCCCGGTGGACATCGCTCCGGAAGGTCATCTGATCGTCATCTCACATACCGACAAACCGGGCATTATCGGCAACGTCGGCACGCTGCTTGGGCGCAATGACGTCAATATCGCCTCCATGCAGGTGGGCCGTCAGGTTGTCGGCGGAGAAGCGATCATGGTATTGACCGTCGATAAAGCCGTGCCTGAGTATGTATTAGAGGAATTAACCCAATTGCCTGAGCTGAAAACTGCCCAGGAGATCACGCTCGCTTAA
- a CDS encoding ArsR/SmtB family transcription factor, translating to MDNHFKQYEEAAEKLKALAHPVRLCIVKGLMTKKQCNVSYMQDCLGLPQSTVSQHLQKLRTLGIIEAERSGLEIHYSIKDPKIMKLVQVLLGEDHL from the coding sequence TTGGATAACCATTTTAAGCAATACGAGGAAGCAGCCGAGAAACTCAAGGCGCTTGCCCACCCAGTCAGACTATGCATTGTTAAAGGACTAATGACCAAAAAACAATGCAATGTCTCTTATATGCAGGATTGTCTGGGTCTTCCCCAGTCCACGGTTTCGCAGCATTTGCAGAAGCTTCGTACGCTTGGGATCATCGAAGCCGAGCGCAGCGGCCTCGAAATCCATTATTCAATTAAAGACCCGAAAATAATGAAACTTGTACAAGTGCTGTTAGGAGAGGATCATCTATGA